A DNA window from Rossellomorea marisflavi contains the following coding sequences:
- a CDS encoding YwmB family TATA-box binding protein, translating to MRNFYIFVIFFIIIGFLYVSNGNNTIEAKRFTDIEKLDLAVERAGGEVNEWSLYARENASSFTQEEFAKHSDLIQEKFSGFKWVTKKSKEETVVTGLRKTSHGTETIKILHTLTNGQSQSYTMYELRGSQTTWGESAKAYIKSEYIPNAEEIFTDEPLIFSCIKGKFSDTLEEVLSNQAVEMMDTLDANELESLKEEEFHSISAYSEQLSRTIQTKQHQDMNIQLGLRKSGMGAETTFVIGTPILIIEY from the coding sequence GTGCGTAACTTTTACATTTTCGTAATTTTTTTCATTATAATTGGTTTTCTTTATGTCAGTAATGGGAACAACACTATCGAAGCGAAGCGTTTCACCGATATAGAAAAACTTGATCTTGCCGTCGAACGTGCTGGTGGGGAGGTCAATGAATGGTCTCTGTATGCAAGAGAAAACGCATCTAGCTTCACACAAGAAGAGTTTGCCAAACACAGTGATTTGATTCAGGAGAAATTTTCCGGATTCAAATGGGTAACGAAAAAATCGAAGGAAGAAACAGTGGTGACGGGACTTCGCAAGACGTCTCACGGAACAGAAACCATTAAGATTTTACATACCCTCACAAACGGGCAATCACAGTCGTATACTATGTATGAGCTGCGCGGAAGTCAGACCACTTGGGGAGAGAGCGCCAAGGCGTATATCAAAAGTGAATATATCCCAAATGCGGAAGAAATTTTCACGGATGAACCCTTGATATTCTCTTGTATTAAAGGCAAATTCAGTGATACGCTTGAGGAAGTTTTGTCGAATCAAGCCGTCGAAATGATGGACACATTAGACGCTAATGAATTGGAATCCTTAAAAGAGGAAGAGTTTCATTCAATTTCAGCCTACTCGGAACAATTGTCACGGACCATTCAAACCAAACAGCATCAAGACATGAACATTCAACTTGGTTTACGGAAAAGTGGAATGGGCGCTGAGACAACCTTTGTCATTGGCACACCCATCCTGATTATTGAATATTAA
- a CDS encoding DUF1146 family protein produces the protein MGVTFGQQALISMLIHLVVFAVTFWALQSIQLDKLLKKNRVAQGRLLYILLTIAIGSAVSRFLLDYYLWTQQLPTLFE, from the coding sequence ATGGGAGTAACATTTGGCCAGCAGGCGCTGATCAGCATGCTGATTCACTTGGTGGTGTTCGCAGTTACATTCTGGGCTCTCCAATCCATCCAATTGGATAAGCTCCTTAAAAAAAACAGGGTCGCCCAAGGGAGACTCCTGTACATCCTACTGACCATTGCCATTGGTTCTGCCGTCAGCAGGTTCCTGTTGGACTATTACTTATGGACCCAGCAGCTGCCGACCCTTTTCGAATAG
- the murA gene encoding UDP-N-acetylglucosamine 1-carboxyvinyltransferase, giving the protein MEKIIVRGGQRLSGTVQVEGAKNAVLPVIAATLLASEGKSIIKNVPPLSDVYTINEVIRHLNTDVEFANGEVTVNASRELFVEAPFEYVRKMRASVLVMGSLLGRTGKARVALPGGCAIGSRPIDQHLKGFEAMGAKVKVGNGFIEAEVDGRLHGAKVYLDFPSVGATENIMMAAVLAEGTTILENVAKEPEIVDLANFLNKMGGNVVGAGTGTIRIEGVDRLYGVEHSIIPDRIEAGTFMVAAAITKGDVLVKGAIPEHLSSLIAKMEEMGVKIIDEGEGVRVIGPDSLKSVDIKTMPHPGFPTDMQSQMMALLLAADGTSVITETVFENRFMHAEEFRRMGAEIKIEGRSVIMDGPTALQGAEVAATDLRAAAALSIAGLVADGYTRVTELKHLDRGYVNFHQKLAALGADIERVNEADETPATEETMIKDA; this is encoded by the coding sequence TTGGAAAAAATTATCGTCCGCGGCGGTCAGCGTTTAAGCGGTACAGTGCAAGTTGAAGGAGCAAAGAATGCCGTTTTACCAGTCATCGCTGCTACATTATTAGCAAGTGAAGGAAAAAGCATCATCAAAAACGTACCACCACTCTCCGATGTATATACGATCAATGAAGTTATACGTCATTTAAATACAGATGTAGAATTCGCGAACGGTGAAGTCACCGTCAATGCGTCAAGGGAGTTATTCGTAGAGGCGCCTTTTGAATATGTACGTAAAATGCGTGCATCCGTCCTTGTGATGGGTTCACTTCTTGGACGTACAGGTAAAGCCCGTGTAGCTCTTCCTGGAGGATGTGCGATCGGTTCAAGACCGATTGATCAACATCTTAAAGGATTCGAAGCAATGGGTGCTAAAGTCAAAGTCGGTAACGGCTTCATTGAAGCTGAAGTTGACGGACGCTTGCATGGTGCCAAAGTCTATCTCGACTTCCCTAGCGTAGGTGCCACTGAGAATATCATGATGGCTGCCGTTCTTGCAGAAGGAACAACAATCCTTGAAAATGTTGCAAAAGAACCGGAAATCGTGGACCTTGCGAACTTCCTGAACAAAATGGGAGGAAACGTAGTAGGTGCCGGAACCGGAACAATCCGCATCGAGGGTGTCGATCGCCTTTATGGAGTGGAGCACAGCATCATCCCGGACCGTATTGAAGCCGGAACATTCATGGTTGCTGCCGCCATCACTAAAGGTGATGTTCTTGTGAAAGGTGCAATTCCTGAGCATTTATCTTCTCTTATTGCCAAAATGGAGGAGATGGGCGTCAAGATCATCGATGAAGGGGAAGGAGTTCGTGTCATCGGTCCTGATTCATTGAAATCCGTCGACATCAAAACGATGCCACACCCTGGATTCCCGACAGACATGCAATCCCAAATGATGGCATTGCTCCTTGCAGCTGACGGAACAAGCGTCATCACGGAAACGGTATTTGAAAACCGCTTCATGCACGCGGAAGAATTCCGTCGCATGGGCGCCGAAATCAAGATCGAAGGCCGTTCTGTCATCATGGATGGACCAACTGCCCTTCAAGGTGCAGAAGTAGCTGCAACCGATCTTCGTGCAGCCGCAGCCCTATCCATCGCAGGACTCGTAGCAGACGGCTACACAAGGGTGACAGAACTAAAACACCTTGACCGTGGCTATGTCAACTTCCACCAAAAGCTAGCAGCCCTAGGCGCAGACATCGAACGCGTCAACGAAGCTGACGAAACACCAGCAACAGAAGAAACCATGATCAAAGACGCATAA